The nucleotide sequence GTATGCAAACAGTATCGAGAATATTGAAGAGGGGATGAAGAGGCTCGATGCTTTCCTGAATGGATGATCGATGAAGGTCTAATAATTAACTTTAATTTTGTTACAAAAACTGTTCCTTACAAAAATTAGAAATCAGATGTACGCAGATTTCTTATTACAGAGGTGTTTGAGTGGAGAAAGAAGTCAGGCCTTCAATAAAAGTATCAAAAAATGGGCCATATATTGTGAAAGACCTTAAAACACTCAGGAATTCAAAGGGTGTTTTCATCGAGATAAAACCGGTTATGGCACTTTGCAGATGTGGAGGCTCGGCAAATATGCCATTTTGTGATGGAACACATTTAGGGAACGATTTTTCCGGGGAAAAAGAAAAAGACCGTGTTCCCGACAGGGTTGATACTTACGTCGGAAAACATATTACCATTCATCGTAACAGGGATGTGTGTTCTCACGTAGGCCATTGTGTTCGTAATCTACCTTCTGTTTTCAAAAAGGGTGAAGAACCCTGGGCAGATCCGGATGCTGCAGACCCGGAAGAGATAGCAAAACTCATCAGGACCTGTCCTTCTGGCGCATTGAGTTATACTGTTAATGGAAATTTGTATAAGGATTATTCACATGGCCCGGAAATTTTTGTTCTGAAAGATGGACCTTACAATGTTACAGGAGCCAAGCTTGACGATCCTGATGATTTAGTACCTGAAACCCAAGACCATTATGCTCTCTGCAGATGCGGTGAATCCCGAAATAAGCCATTCTGTGACGGCCAGCACTCCAATGCTAAATTTAAGGACAGGAAGAATTGAATCAACAGGTAGAACAGGAATTGGAAACGAAACTACTGAATATTAAAAATAGAAAAATAAATGGAATAAAACTGCTTATTCCATTGAAATTGCTTCGGATGGACAGGAGTCCACACATATACCACATTCAGTACATTTGTCAGCATCTACTACAGCGATGTTGTCGCCGTCCATTGAAATTGCTTCGGCTGGGCAGTCATCTACACATACTCCGCATCCTACACATTCGTCCCTGTTAATTACAGCTACCATTATTATTTTCTCCAATTCAAGTTGGTTTAACTTGCACGATTTGCAAGTTTTACAATACACTCATTAAGTGATGTTCGATAAAAATGTATCGAGTATCAAAAAAGGTTTGCTAAATATCATGCTTATGAAGATGATATGGTGAATGGGAAGGTCAAGTACAGGAAGAAGATCATTGAAATGCCTTATACTGATTGGAAAAAGCTAGGATATTCCAAAGGTACATTGCATTATATGAAACAAAATGCGAAGGGTGATAAGCCTTTTACTCTCAATGCTCATGTGAGGGAAAGATTGGGGATATAGTGGTAAATAGGACATAAATATGATTTTATTCGGATGTGACCTGCTTTTTATGAGCAAGTCACTCCACATATACGCTATTAGAGTTTGTTCTTCTGAAAAATGTAGAACGCATAACCATATTCATCTGGGCGTTCTCTGAAGAGTTTTATCTCTTTTCTGTTAAACTCAAGTATCATTTCTGCCTCAGTGTTTCCTTTATAGTTATCACTGATTTCATCAACTCTTTTTTCCAGATTGTCATAAAACTCGTACCAGACAGAAACTGGCAGTTTAAAGTGATCAATGACATCATATCCTACTGCTGTAATAACTTTTTCAGTATCAGGTATATTCATGATACCAGGATATATTTCCTGCCAGAATTCAACAACTTCTGAAGAAGGTTCATCCGTGAACCATGTATTCTCTGTCACTGCCATATAGCCTCCTTCTTTCAG is from Methanococcoides sp. AM1 and encodes:
- a CDS encoding CDGSH iron-sulfur domain-containing protein — its product is MEKEVRPSIKVSKNGPYIVKDLKTLRNSKGVFIEIKPVMALCRCGGSANMPFCDGTHLGNDFSGEKEKDRVPDRVDTYVGKHITIHRNRDVCSHVGHCVRNLPSVFKKGEEPWADPDAADPEEIAKLIRTCPSGALSYTVNGNLYKDYSHGPEIFVLKDGPYNVTGAKLDDPDDLVPETQDHYALCRCGESRNKPFCDGQHSNAKFKDRKN
- a CDS encoding 4Fe-4S binding protein, translated to MVAVINRDECVGCGVCVDDCPAEAISMDGDNIAVVDADKCTECGICVDSCPSEAISME